The following coding sequences are from one Deltaproteobacteria bacterium window:
- a CDS encoding DEAD/DEAH box helicase family protein → MKLKFDANLEYQLEAISSVTDLFEGLPSKGSGFEINWGAQDGMLFNELGAGNQLALEPKQLLKNLHTVQERNAVPKSRSLIENSDTYEFANFSVEMETGTGKTYVYLRTLFELNRRYGFRKFIVVVPSVAIREGVLSSINLMRDHFKGLYDNVPFDHFVYNSKDLSKVRQFAVSNQIQIMIINIQAFQKDAGDIEDYASLTDKERKKLNVIHQEQDRMSGRRPIEYVKATNPIVIIDEPQSVDNTPKAKRAIKTLTPLLCLRYSATHVNPYNLLYNLDPIRAYDMRLVKQIEVASIRSEDNFNDAFIRLDRIGYAKGAKTPHAKATIHVDKKSAPRPKLITLKQGTDISQQTNRPGYDGYIVTNICAEEGLEHVEFANGKVLEVRQELGGMSDEILKTQICQAVEEHLKKERRFKDKGIKVLSLFFIDKVANYRWYDEGGNPQKGKMATWFEEAYKEISERPLFKDLLPCAVEELHDGYFSVDKKRGKIVGLKDTKGTTKADEETYELIMKDKERLLSTDEPLRFVFSHSALREGWDNPNVFQICTLREMGTERERRQTLGRGLRLPVNQDGLRVFDDNINKLTVIASESFEEYARGLQEDIERDVGGGFKFGRIAKIAFARLIDKATDQPIGQAGSEKIWQTLKDKGYLDNAGDLTAEFAPEREGFQLDLPSELEPLRAAITEEMKRYVFKNRVVNARDRRTLKYNKRIELNEDFKALWEKINKKTRYSVEFETEDLIARSVDKISKMEKIQAVRILIDKADVDIIEAGVGRGKVLSTRTEYAKSPVFLPDILTFLQRETELTRGTLVEILKQSDRLKEFAVNPQAFMTETARLINRALHEMVVDGIKYERLEGQIYEMRLFEEKEIEEYLSRLYEIQSSDDRTPYDYIAYDSEVERDIAEKLDASENVRFFCKLPRWFVVPTPMGNYNPDWAVVTENGGKLYLVRETKSTHDRDNRREIENRKIDCGQAHFDALGVNFKVATNVHEVLAK, encoded by the coding sequence ATGAAACTCAAGTTTGACGCAAACCTTGAATACCAGCTTGAAGCCATCAGCTCGGTTACGGATTTGTTTGAAGGGCTGCCTTCTAAGGGGAGCGGGTTTGAGATCAACTGGGGAGCACAAGACGGCATGCTCTTCAATGAACTGGGCGCGGGAAACCAGTTGGCGTTGGAACCGAAACAGCTCCTGAAGAACCTGCATACCGTTCAGGAAAGAAATGCAGTACCCAAGTCCCGTTCCCTCATTGAAAATAGCGATACCTACGAATTTGCCAACTTCTCTGTGGAGATGGAAACAGGAACGGGCAAGACCTATGTCTACCTGCGCACCCTGTTTGAGTTGAACCGCAGGTACGGTTTTAGGAAATTCATCGTCGTTGTGCCGTCGGTTGCCATCCGTGAAGGGGTGCTGTCATCCATCAACCTGATGCGCGACCACTTCAAAGGGCTCTATGACAATGTGCCCTTTGACCATTTCGTCTACAACTCAAAAGACCTGAGCAAGGTTCGTCAGTTTGCGGTGAGCAACCAAATCCAGATCATGATCATCAACATCCAGGCCTTTCAAAAAGACGCCGGGGATATTGAGGACTACGCCAGTCTCACGGACAAAGAGCGCAAAAAGCTGAACGTCATCCACCAGGAGCAGGACAGGATGTCGGGCCGCCGCCCGATTGAGTATGTGAAGGCGACCAACCCCATCGTGATCATCGATGAACCGCAAAGCGTGGACAACACGCCGAAAGCCAAACGGGCCATCAAGACGCTGACCCCCTTGCTCTGCCTGCGCTACTCGGCCACCCATGTCAATCCCTACAACCTTCTTTACAATCTGGATCCCATCCGGGCCTATGACATGCGCCTGGTCAAGCAGATCGAAGTGGCCTCCATCCGTTCCGAAGACAACTTCAATGACGCCTTCATTCGCCTGGACAGAATCGGCTATGCAAAGGGGGCAAAGACCCCCCACGCAAAGGCGACCATCCATGTGGACAAAAAAAGCGCACCCAGGCCCAAATTGATCACCCTCAAGCAGGGGACGGACATCAGTCAGCAGACCAACCGTCCGGGATACGACGGATATATCGTGACGAATATTTGTGCCGAAGAAGGCCTGGAGCATGTGGAATTTGCCAACGGCAAGGTTTTGGAGGTCCGTCAGGAGCTGGGCGGCATGTCAGATGAGATCCTCAAGACCCAGATTTGCCAGGCCGTGGAGGAGCATCTGAAAAAAGAGCGCAGGTTTAAGGACAAGGGGATCAAGGTCCTGTCGCTTTTTTTCATCGACAAGGTGGCCAACTACCGCTGGTATGACGAGGGAGGCAATCCGCAAAAGGGCAAGATGGCGACGTGGTTTGAGGAGGCTTACAAAGAGATCTCTGAAAGACCGCTTTTCAAGGACCTGCTCCCCTGTGCGGTCGAAGAACTCCACGATGGCTATTTTTCTGTGGACAAAAAACGGGGAAAGATTGTTGGACTGAAAGACACCAAAGGCACCACCAAGGCGGATGAAGAAACGTACGAATTGATCATGAAGGACAAGGAGCGGTTGCTTTCTACCGATGAGCCGCTACGGTTCGTCTTCAGCCACTCCGCCCTTCGCGAGGGGTGGGATAATCCGAATGTCTTTCAGATTTGCACCCTGCGGGAGATGGGCACGGAGCGAGAGCGACGCCAGACCCTGGGGCGGGGCCTGCGGTTGCCGGTGAATCAGGACGGGCTTCGGGTGTTTGACGACAACATCAACAAGCTGACCGTTATTGCCAGCGAGTCTTTTGAAGAATATGCGCGGGGGCTACAGGAGGACATCGAAAGGGATGTGGGCGGCGGATTCAAGTTCGGGCGTATTGCCAAAATCGCCTTTGCCCGCTTGATCGATAAGGCCACGGATCAACCCATCGGCCAGGCAGGCTCCGAAAAAATATGGCAGACCCTGAAGGACAAGGGATACTTGGATAATGCGGGAGATCTCACGGCCGAGTTCGCTCCTGAGAGAGAAGGCTTCCAACTTGACTTGCCTTCAGAGTTGGAGCCGTTGAGAGCTGCAATCACGGAGGAAATGAAGCGTTATGTCTTTAAGAATCGCGTGGTCAATGCCAGGGACCGCCGCACGCTGAAATACAACAAACGCATTGAATTAAATGAAGACTTCAAGGCGCTGTGGGAAAAAATCAACAAGAAGACCCGCTATTCCGTGGAATTTGAAACAGAAGATTTGATTGCCCGATCAGTGGACAAAATCAGCAAAATGGAAAAAATCCAGGCGGTCCGCATTTTGATCGACAAGGCCGATGTGGATATCATTGAAGCAGGCGTGGGGCGAGGAAAAGTCCTTTCGACCCGCACGGAATATGCGAAAAGTCCGGTGTTCTTGCCGGACATTTTGACTTTTTTGCAGCGCGAGACCGAGTTGACCAGAGGCACGCTGGTTGAAATCCTGAAACAATCTGATCGCTTGAAAGAGTTTGCCGTGAATCCCCAGGCGTTCATGACCGAGACTGCCAGACTGATCAATCGCGCTTTGCATGAAATGGTGGTGGACGGCATCAAGTACGAGCGGTTGGAGGGGCAGATCTACGAAATGCGGCTTTTCGAAGAGAAAGAGATCGAAGAGTATCTCTCGCGTCTGTACGAAATCCAAAGCAGCGATGACCGTACCCCTTATGATTACATTGCCTATGATTCAGAGGTGGAACGCGACATCGCAGAGAAACTGGACGCCAGCGAAAACGTCAGGTTTTTCTGCAAGCTTCCGCGTTGGTTTGTCGTGCCCACCCCTATGGGCAACTACAACCCAGACTGGGCTGTTGTCACCGAAAACGGCGGCAAGCTCTATCTGGTGCGGGAAACCAAAAGCACGCACGACCGAGACAACCGGCGTGAAATCGAGAACCGGAAAATCGATTGCGGTCAGGCCCATTTCGACGCCTTGGGCGTCAACTTCAAGGTCGCGACGAATGTTCACGAGGTGTTGGCAAAATGA
- a CDS encoding SH3 domain-containing protein has protein sequence MKRICLFVIFSILLMGGEASARRLAVCVDKANIRSGPGTNHEILWSVGKYYPVDTVKKSGNWYKIRDFEDDEGWVFHSLLKKIPTVIVKAPLINVREEPGTKSRVVFQAEKGVSFKRVGKKGNWLKVQHADGEVAWIHKSLIWGY, from the coding sequence ATGAAAAGAATTTGTCTCTTTGTAATTTTTTCTATCTTACTAATGGGCGGGGAGGCGAGCGCCAGGCGGCTTGCCGTTTGTGTGGACAAGGCAAACATACGCTCCGGGCCTGGAACAAATCATGAGATCCTGTGGTCTGTCGGCAAGTATTACCCTGTCGATACGGTCAAGAAATCCGGCAACTGGTACAAGATCCGAGACTTTGAGGATGACGAGGGTTGGGTTTTTCACTCGCTGCTAAAAAAAATCCCGACCGTTATTGTCAAGGCTCCTCTGATCAATGTTCGGGAGGAGCCGGGGACGAAGTCCAGGGTAGTATTTCAGGCTGAAAAGGGGGTCAGCTTCAAGCGCGTTGGGAAAAAGGGCAACTGGCTAAAGGTCCAGCATGCAGACGGCGAGGTAGCGTGGATACACAAGTCCCTGATCTGGGGATATTGA
- a CDS encoding DUF2283 domain-containing protein: protein MRLRIDKEADALYLTLDESSAVESEEVSPGIILDYNADDKVIGIEMLHLSKRVPKLDAGRLLFETVSTATNR from the coding sequence ATGAGACTAAGAATCGACAAAGAAGCAGATGCACTTTACTTGACTCTCGATGAATCGAGTGCGGTGGAGTCTGAAGAAGTGTCGCCGGGCATTATCTTGGATTACAATGCAGACGATAAGGTGATCGGCATCGAGATGCTTCATCTCTCCAAGCGTGTACCGAAACTGGATGCCGGCAGATTGCTGTTCGAAACCGTCTCAACGGCGACAAATCGGTAA
- a CDS encoding virulence RhuM family protein yields MADLFQVTVPTINEHIKNIFNERELSPDATIRKFRIVQKEGQRNVTRMVDFYNLDMIISVGYRVKSHVATRFRETEKGKDKQSSCRVITYSSHL; encoded by the coding sequence ATGGCGGACCTGTTTCAGGTCACAGTTCCCACTATCAATGAACATATCAAAAACATCTTTAATGAAAGGGAACTTAGCCCGGATGCAACTATTCGGAAATTCCGAATAGTTCAAAAAGAGGGACAGCGAAATGTCACCCGCATGGTTGATTTTTATAACCTGGACATGATTATTTCAGTGGGCTACCGGGTCAAAAGCCATGTAGCCACCCGTTTCCGCGAAACAGAAAAGGGCAAAGATAAACAATCTTCTTGCCGAGTTATCACGTATTCGAGTCATTTGTAA
- a CDS encoding serine/threonine protein phosphatase: MDKIFAVGDIHGCLDKLVSLMAIIDIDLKKHTLVFIGDYIDRGPDSKEVVDYLIDLGQRADRVVFLKGNHELMLEDYLSGADRLTFLYNGGEATLNSYMKNTGQLEANPIPPQHLEFFDNLRLYYETEDYIFVHGGLRANIPLDEQDERDMLWIREEFIYTDFDFGKRVIFGHTPFREPLILDNKIGIDTGAVYGNKLTCVELPAVRFFSV; encoded by the coding sequence ATGGATAAAATCTTTGCAGTGGGCGACATACACGGCTGCCTTGACAAGCTAGTCTCGTTAATGGCTATCATCGACATTGACTTGAAAAAGCACACGCTGGTCTTCATCGGAGACTATATAGACCGCGGGCCGGATTCAAAGGAAGTCGTTGACTATCTCATTGATTTGGGTCAAAGGGCGGATCGCGTGGTCTTCCTGAAGGGAAATCACGAATTGATGTTGGAAGACTACTTGAGCGGGGCTGACAGGCTCACGTTTTTGTATAATGGCGGGGAGGCCACGCTGAACAGTTATATGAAAAACACCGGCCAGCTTGAAGCAAACCCTATACCACCACAACATCTTGAGTTTTTTGACAATCTTCGCCTATACTATGAAACGGAAGATTACATCTTTGTCCATGGGGGTTTGAGAGCGAACATTCCTCTTGACGAACAAGACGAACGGGATATGCTTTGGATACGCGAAGAGTTTATCTATACGGACTTTGATTTTGGCAAGCGTGTGATCTTTGGCCACACTCCTTTCCGAGAACCGTTGATTCTTGACAATAAAATAGGAATTGATACCGGCGCCGTCTATGGTAATAAGTTGACGTGTGTTGAGTTGCCTGCTGTGAGATTTTTCAGCGTATGA
- the purE gene encoding 5-(carboxyamino)imidazole ribonucleotide mutase, which translates to MKQTDDQNKLPVVGIVMGSDSDWGVMQKAVSVLEDLNIPFEATVSSAHRSPERTAEYARSARARGLKVIIAGAGAAAHLAGSIVALTTLPVIGVPLDSSSLQGLDALLATVQMPAGVPVATMAIGAAGAKNAAILAAQILATSDPEMEARLEEFKKNLATQVAENAATLQKNM; encoded by the coding sequence ATGAAACAAACGGATGATCAGAACAAACTTCCGGTTGTGGGAATTGTCATGGGGAGCGATTCAGACTGGGGCGTTATGCAAAAAGCCGTTTCAGTTCTTGAAGATCTCAACATACCTTTTGAGGCAACCGTCTCTTCTGCCCATCGCAGCCCGGAAAGAACGGCAGAGTATGCCAGGTCTGCCCGGGCCCGGGGCCTGAAGGTGATCATTGCAGGGGCGGGGGCTGCAGCCCACCTTGCCGGATCCATTGTGGCCTTGACCACATTGCCCGTAATCGGCGTTCCACTGGATTCCTCCTCACTGCAAGGGCTGGATGCTCTTCTGGCCACGGTCCAGATGCCGGCAGGTGTGCCAGTTGCCACCATGGCTATAGGGGCTGCCGGGGCAAAGAACGCTGCCATACTGGCCGCCCAGATTCTAGCAACCAGTGATCCTGAAATGGAAGCAAGGCTCGAAGAATTCAAGAAAAATCTGGCCACCCAGGTGGCCGAAAACGCTGCGACGTTACAGAAAAATATGTAG
- the purD gene encoding phosphoribosylamine--glycine ligase produces MRVLVYGSGGRDHCLADKYADSQHVDKVYLSPGNPGVLHTAKGREERKLIEIVRLKDFGQVADFCADQDVDLVDVGSENPLEEGLIDLLNARGVRTVGPRMEYVKLESDRAFADDLLRQIGVGKPEYQIFDDPEEAKKYILNIGYQVVVKANGLAAGKGAIVCDELADAVAAIERIMIEKAFGESGNRVVIEERKYGTEISFFVYLDGEHVLPLKMFAQDYKPAFDSDDKASIEQFGGNLNTGGTGCYCPHKLVSPWLVNRIIKEIVNPTVNAIYNRLGWKYKGVLYFGLNLDPYDNLDVFELNVRHGDPEWEVLARKLSTDLFEIGTAVWEGTLDQVKQVWNNQHYVDVIAMEGRSKASRGWNKGYPGRYGKGHRITGLDQIERGIAVYFAGVDEDPEKGLVTYGGRVLHLVAGDSTLEGAREKAYRNIKKLAFVDHNNNGASCLRFRLTIGA; encoded by the coding sequence ATGAGAGTATTAGTGTACGGATCAGGAGGCCGGGATCACTGCCTGGCAGACAAATACGCCGACAGCCAGCACGTTGACAAGGTCTATCTTTCACCGGGAAATCCGGGGGTGCTGCACACCGCAAAGGGCCGTGAGGAGAGAAAGCTCATAGAGATTGTGAGATTGAAGGACTTTGGGCAAGTTGCGGACTTTTGCGCGGATCAGGATGTGGATCTGGTTGATGTGGGGTCTGAGAATCCCTTGGAGGAGGGGCTCATCGATCTCTTGAATGCCAGGGGGGTACGAACTGTCGGACCGAGAATGGAGTATGTGAAACTGGAAAGTGACCGGGCATTTGCCGACGATCTCTTGCGACAGATTGGCGTCGGCAAACCAGAGTATCAGATCTTTGATGATCCGGAAGAGGCCAAGAAATACATTCTGAACATCGGCTATCAGGTCGTAGTCAAGGCAAATGGTCTTGCCGCCGGAAAGGGCGCCATCGTCTGCGACGAGCTTGCTGACGCCGTTGCCGCCATAGAGAGAATCATGATCGAAAAGGCCTTTGGAGAATCGGGCAACAGGGTGGTCATTGAGGAGAGAAAATACGGCACGGAAATCTCTTTCTTTGTTTACCTTGACGGGGAACACGTGCTGCCCCTGAAGATGTTCGCTCAGGATTATAAGCCTGCCTTTGATTCCGACGACAAGGCATCCATTGAGCAGTTCGGAGGAAATCTGAACACTGGAGGCACCGGATGTTATTGTCCCCACAAGCTGGTGAGTCCCTGGCTGGTCAACAGGATCATAAAAGAGATCGTCAATCCAACGGTTAATGCGATTTACAACCGTCTGGGCTGGAAATACAAAGGAGTTCTTTACTTCGGCCTGAATCTGGATCCGTATGATAACCTGGATGTTTTCGAACTCAATGTGAGACACGGAGACCCGGAGTGGGAGGTCCTGGCGCGGAAACTGAGTACGGATCTCTTTGAGATCGGTACGGCGGTTTGGGAAGGGACCTTGGACCAGGTCAAGCAGGTCTGGAACAATCAGCATTATGTGGACGTCATTGCAATGGAGGGCCGCTCCAAGGCCTCCAGGGGGTGGAACAAAGGATATCCCGGTCGTTATGGAAAGGGCCACAGGATTACCGGGCTAGACCAAATAGAGCGGGGCATTGCTGTCTATTTTGCCGGTGTGGATGAAGACCCGGAAAAAGGCCTGGTCACCTACGGAGGAAGAGTGTTGCACCTGGTGGCAGGGGACTCAACACTGGAAGGAGCAAGGGAGAAGGCATACAGAAATATCAAGAAGCTGGCCTTCGTGGATCACAACAACAACGGGGCAAGTTGTCTCAGGTTTCGTCTCACTATTGGGGCATAG
- a CDS encoding virulence RhuM family protein, with translation MSKDLATIDNSKSGRGLFLVYEAEDGRVKIDVRLENEAVWLTQKLMADLFQKTKHNIGQHLKKVFSEGELLEDSVEKKFFTTAPDGKKYKTNFYNLDTIISVGYRVKSHVATLFRICASRNRAIPWRHGLSATPLMPA, from the coding sequence ATGAGCAAAGATTTGGCAACCATTGATAATTCCAAATCCGGCAGGGGCCTGTTCCTGGTCTATGAGGCGGAAGACGGCCGGGTCAAAATAGACGTGCGCCTTGAGAATGAGGCCGTCTGGTTGACCCAAAAACTGATGGCGGATCTGTTTCAGAAAACCAAACATAACATCGGACAGCATCTGAAAAAGGTCTTTTCAGAAGGTGAGCTGCTCGAAGATTCAGTTGAAAAGAAATTCTTTACAACTGCCCCAGATGGGAAAAAGTACAAGACCAATTTTTATAATCTTGATACTATTATTTCAGTAGGCTACCGGGTCAAGAGCCACGTGGCCACCCTTTTCCGCATCTGTGCATCAAGGAATCGAGCTATACCCTGGCGTCACGGATTATCAGCGACGCCATTGATGCCGGCCTGA
- a CDS encoding DUF4258 domain-containing protein yields MNYILTQHARNAMEKREISAAWLEQTMIAPQRCEPDAIDPALEHRLAVIAERDNRVLRVIVNTQAKPEKVITMYFDRKTRGHL; encoded by the coding sequence ATGAATTACATCCTGACTCAACACGCTCGTAATGCCATGGAAAAACGTGAGATTTCCGCGGCCTGGCTGGAACAGACGATGATTGCACCTCAGCGGTGTGAGCCGGATGCTATCGATCCCGCTCTTGAACACCGGCTTGCCGTCATCGCCGAGCGTGACAATCGCGTTCTTCGTGTGATAGTGAACACACAGGCAAAACCTGAAAAGGTGATCACCATGTATTTCGACCGCAAAACGAGAGGTCACTTATGA
- a CDS encoding radical SAM protein: MASFVPAYIEAHDRGLLKKKVCQTNEILEACTLCPRACGVDRLSGEKGICQIGELAIVSSFGPHFGEESPLVGEHGSGTIFFAGCNLLCIFCQNYDISHECEGMEFSSDDLAKAMLSLQDRGCPNINFVTPTHVVPQILAGLDKAVDAGLRIPLVYNSGGFDSADTLAILDGVFDIYMPDFKFWDPEVAKELCDAPNYPQVAREALREMHRQVGDLILNGQGIAQRGLLIRHLVLPEGLAGTRGVMRFLAKEISTNSYVNIMPQYRPCGRASEVPALSRGITDQEFEKAIEMAQEEGITRLDERRRAFALRWF; encoded by the coding sequence ATGGCTTCCTTTGTGCCTGCATACATAGAAGCCCACGATCGAGGGCTTCTGAAGAAAAAGGTCTGCCAGACAAACGAAATCCTAGAGGCCTGTACGCTCTGTCCCCGGGCGTGTGGGGTGGATCGACTCTCGGGGGAAAAGGGGATCTGCCAGATAGGTGAGCTTGCCATTGTGTCGAGCTTTGGCCCCCATTTTGGAGAGGAAAGTCCCCTCGTTGGGGAACACGGCTCAGGCACGATATTCTTTGCCGGATGCAACCTCCTTTGCATTTTCTGCCAGAATTATGACATCAGCCACGAATGCGAAGGCATGGAGTTCTCTTCAGACGACCTTGCCAAGGCTATGCTTTCCCTTCAGGACAGGGGTTGTCCCAACATCAACTTTGTCACCCCCACTCACGTAGTGCCACAGATCCTGGCTGGTCTTGACAAAGCGGTTGATGCGGGTCTTCGAATCCCCCTTGTCTATAACAGCGGCGGGTTTGATAGCGCCGACACCCTGGCCATCTTGGATGGCGTTTTTGATATCTATATGCCTGACTTCAAGTTCTGGGACCCGGAAGTTGCTAAAGAGCTGTGCGATGCGCCGAATTATCCACAGGTGGCTCGAGAAGCCCTCAGAGAAATGCACCGCCAGGTGGGCGATTTGATCCTCAATGGACAAGGGATCGCCCAAAGGGGTCTGCTAATCCGCCACCTCGTTCTGCCTGAAGGGCTGGCAGGGACGAGAGGTGTTATGCGGTTTCTGGCAAAGGAAATTTCAACCAACAGCTATGTGAACATTATGCCTCAGTACAGACCGTGCGGTCGCGCATCAGAGGTGCCGGCACTCAGTAGAGGCATCACCGATCAAGAGTTCGAGAAGGCCATTGAGATGGCACAGGAGGAGGGAATCACCCGGCTGGATGAAAGGAGGCGGGCGTTTGCGTTGCGGTGGTTCTGA
- a CDS encoding FAD-binding protein has translation MISIIPKIEAIVGREHVTTAEEDLLCYAYDATNRHHCPDAVVFPGDTDEVSAIMRLADESRIFVIPRGAGTGMSGGALAIQGGLVMVMTRFSRILSIDPDNLVAEVEPGVITAHFQERVEMQGLFYPPDPSSASYSTLGGNVAECAGGPRAVKYGVTRDYILGLEVVLPTGKVIKTGVRTAKGVAGYDLTRLIVGSEGTLGVITKIVLRLLPLPEVVRTSTAVFGRIQHAAKTVSEIMRSGIIPRTVEYMDQSAISCVEEYLNIGLPVDAGAMLLLEVDGSPSATDMALRQLADVCRKNGALEINVAKSKQEAAELWRARKAISPALFRLGPDKINEDIVVPRSRIPDIVQWIDELRERTGLTMVSFGHAGDGNIHFNIILDKGDKETLGQAERAVEELFKHTIAMGGTISGEHGVGITKAPYLEMEIGSEEIALMKRIKTAFDPNGILNPGKIFHETPPSC, from the coding sequence TTGATTTCGATCATTCCCAAGATTGAGGCCATCGTTGGCCGAGAGCATGTCACCACCGCAGAAGAAGACCTGCTCTGTTATGCATACGACGCCACCAATCGTCACCACTGTCCGGATGCTGTAGTCTTTCCGGGAGATACGGATGAGGTCTCGGCCATCATGAGACTGGCCGATGAATCTCGCATTTTTGTTATTCCCCGAGGCGCCGGTACGGGGATGAGCGGAGGCGCCCTGGCCATTCAAGGCGGATTGGTCATGGTGATGACCCGCTTTAGCCGCATACTGTCCATTGATCCCGATAATCTTGTAGCCGAAGTTGAACCAGGTGTCATTACTGCCCATTTTCAAGAGAGGGTGGAGATGCAAGGGCTCTTTTATCCGCCTGATCCCTCCAGTGCTTCATACAGCACGTTGGGGGGAAACGTGGCTGAGTGCGCCGGGGGACCCCGGGCGGTTAAGTATGGAGTGACGCGCGATTACATCCTCGGCCTCGAAGTAGTCCTTCCCACAGGCAAGGTCATCAAAACGGGCGTACGTACGGCCAAGGGCGTGGCGGGCTACGATCTGACGAGGCTGATCGTCGGTTCCGAGGGGACATTGGGGGTCATTACCAAGATTGTGCTGCGCTTGCTTCCCCTGCCTGAGGTGGTTCGCACATCAACCGCGGTTTTTGGCCGCATCCAGCATGCTGCAAAGACGGTCTCTGAAATCATGCGCTCCGGCATCATACCAAGGACGGTGGAGTATATGGATCAATCTGCCATTTCGTGTGTCGAAGAGTATCTGAATATTGGACTCCCTGTGGACGCAGGCGCCATGCTCCTCCTGGAGGTTGACGGGAGTCCCTCTGCCACGGATATGGCCCTCCGACAACTAGCAGATGTCTGCAGAAAAAATGGCGCCCTTGAGATCAATGTGGCCAAATCCAAACAAGAGGCCGCAGAGCTCTGGCGGGCCCGAAAGGCCATATCACCCGCCCTTTTTCGCCTTGGCCCGGACAAAATTAATGAAGATATTGTCGTGCCCCGCAGCCGGATTCCCGACATCGTTCAATGGATAGACGAACTGAGAGAGCGGACGGGGCTCACCATGGTGAGCTTTGGACATGCAGGCGACGGCAATATCCATTTTAACATTATCCTGGATAAAGGTGACAAGGAAACGCTTGGGCAAGCAGAGAGGGCCGTGGAAGAGCTTTTCAAACACACCATTGCTATGGGAGGGACCATCTCCGGAGAACACGGCGTGGGGATTACCAAGGCCCCTTACCTCGAGATGGAGATCGGCAGCGAGGAAATTGCCCTGATGAAGCGCATCAAGACCGCATTTGACCCCAACGGCATACTAAACCCAGGGAAGATATTTCACGAGACCCCACCTTCCTGTTGA